The Gemmatimonadaceae bacterium genome includes a region encoding these proteins:
- a CDS encoding RagB/SusD family nutrient uptake outer membrane protein, which produces MMMTIRQIRTVMPRLRRVVTLLAATGILVAACNNFDVQNLNAPTAETLTSSPSRDVLARAAIGVQTQVLNDRGAIIQQWGIYGREGWNLLGNDPRETGEEIRGPQDPGGRAGGIWTGQYQAIRTINTYLSALTNASSLTAEEKKAALGFAKTIKAWHIHLLAIRSGPTGIPIDVDRPISDPPAPLVSMTDAMAAASALFDDAYADLQAGGSTFPFSFVPGYTGFTTPATFAQVNRALAAKLLVHRATFVNCTACWAQAATAINQSFITTTGLPGSLQLGVYFGFTGAPNEQDNPVSEDLTSNRYWVHPSIISGAQLQPNGQPDLRLTRKTALAPAPRTITSAAGNLTGTYKPVMYNDPATLAPNLGAFVPWITNEELLLLRAEIRWNTGDKAGAISDLDLVRVNAGGLAPTTLTASSSDSAFIDELLYNRLYSLMWTQGTRWIDARRYGRTGSLPLDRPGDVVHPNMLIPSAECDARRLTVPCSIGP; this is translated from the coding sequence ATGATGATGACGATACGACAGATCCGCACGGTGATGCCGCGACTCCGCCGTGTTGTGACGCTCCTTGCGGCCACCGGTATCCTGGTCGCGGCGTGTAACAATTTCGATGTGCAAAATCTCAACGCGCCGACCGCGGAGACGTTGACGTCTTCGCCGAGTCGGGACGTGCTCGCGCGCGCGGCAATTGGCGTTCAGACGCAGGTGTTGAACGACCGCGGCGCCATCATCCAGCAGTGGGGGATCTACGGGCGCGAGGGCTGGAATCTGCTCGGCAACGATCCACGCGAGACTGGAGAGGAAATCCGTGGACCACAGGACCCGGGCGGACGCGCCGGTGGCATCTGGACCGGCCAGTATCAGGCGATCCGAACGATCAACACGTACCTGTCGGCACTCACGAACGCGAGCTCGTTGACGGCCGAAGAGAAGAAGGCGGCACTGGGATTCGCCAAGACGATCAAGGCGTGGCACATTCATCTGCTCGCAATTCGGAGCGGACCGACGGGCATCCCGATCGACGTGGATCGCCCCATCTCCGATCCGCCAGCGCCGCTCGTGTCGATGACCGACGCGATGGCGGCTGCGTCGGCGCTTTTCGATGACGCATACGCCGACCTTCAGGCCGGGGGGAGCACCTTCCCGTTCTCGTTCGTTCCCGGCTATACCGGGTTCACCACTCCAGCGACGTTCGCGCAGGTCAATCGCGCGCTCGCGGCGAAGTTACTCGTTCATCGCGCGACGTTCGTCAACTGCACGGCGTGCTGGGCGCAGGCGGCCACGGCGATCAACCAGTCGTTCATCACGACGACCGGTCTCCCGGGATCGCTCCAGCTGGGCGTGTACTTCGGTTTCACGGGTGCGCCGAATGAGCAGGACAATCCAGTATCAGAGGATCTCACGTCCAACCGATATTGGGTACATCCGTCCATCATCAGTGGCGCGCAGCTTCAACCCAATGGTCAACCCGATCTTCGCCTGACGAGGAAGACCGCGCTCGCCCCGGCGCCTCGGACGATCACCAGTGCCGCGGGCAACCTGACAGGGACGTATAAGCCAGTGATGTACAACGATCCCGCCACGCTCGCCCCCAATCTGGGCGCGTTCGTTCCGTGGATCACGAACGAAGAGCTGCTGCTGTTGCGCGCCGAGATCCGCTGGAACACGGGTGACAAGGCGGGGGCGATCAGCGACCTCGATCTCGTGCGGGTGAACGCGGGCGGTCTCGCGCCGACGACACTTACAGCGTCGAGCTCCGATTCGGCATTCATCGACGAGCTGCTGTACAACCGACTCTACTCGCTCATGTGGACGCAGGGGACGCGGTGGATCGATGCCCGGCGCTATGGGCGGACAGGATCACTGCCGCTGGATCGTCCTGGCGACGTGGTTCATCCAAACATGCTCATTCCGTCCGCGGAGTGTGATGCGCGACGGCTGACGGTGCCCTGCTCCATCGGGCCCTAA
- a CDS encoding amidohydrolase family protein, whose amino-acid sequence MPRTTIHRILATIGLAAVLAPRATAQNTPENAARITALRRDPVVIRGGWLFTATSDTVVRNQGILIVAGRLLAVNRPITADEAQGARVIQLRDDQYALPGIFDVHAHYNMTLGPNGLRSDEWTYNPLIFLANGVTSTFPAGEYEPDSMMAARKRIDDGEQVGPRLYNSGPYFGSARRGWNQSATAADIDRDVDYWAAQDARAFKAKGIAPEHLAELVARAHQHGLTVTAHLESGFRNSTNARDAILLGVDRVEHILGGDQLDPNKPAYPSWSRVDTASKVFKDIVALFISHHVMFDPTITAPVYFTQLEEGFDYWIDERKFFTPEVQAWVKTKPPRHDTPAWDSLYWAMRRTTKAFYDAGGLLTLGTDNPSTGEFIAGFSSHRELHTLVLAGIPNAAALKIATINGARALGVSDKLGTLEAGKLADLFVIDGNPLTDIKNTRNVRLVMKSGTVYDPKALLAQAEGKIGFSPKRPETSMRR is encoded by the coding sequence ATGCCCAGAACGACCATCCATCGCATACTGGCCACGATCGGCCTAGCTGCAGTCCTGGCGCCGCGTGCGACGGCGCAGAACACGCCCGAGAACGCCGCGCGGATCACCGCGCTCCGACGCGACCCCGTCGTCATTCGCGGCGGCTGGCTGTTCACGGCCACGAGCGACACGGTCGTGCGCAATCAGGGAATACTCATCGTCGCTGGACGGCTGCTTGCGGTGAACCGCCCAATCACCGCCGACGAAGCACAAGGTGCACGCGTCATCCAGCTGCGCGACGATCAGTACGCGCTGCCCGGGATCTTCGACGTCCACGCGCATTACAACATGACGCTCGGTCCGAACGGCCTGCGCAGCGATGAGTGGACGTATAACCCGCTCATCTTCCTCGCAAACGGCGTCACGTCGACTTTTCCCGCCGGGGAGTACGAGCCCGACAGCATGATGGCCGCGCGAAAGCGCATCGACGACGGCGAACAGGTCGGCCCGCGGCTCTACAACTCGGGACCGTACTTCGGCAGCGCGCGCCGGGGTTGGAACCAGAGCGCGACCGCTGCCGACATCGATCGCGACGTCGACTACTGGGCCGCGCAAGACGCGCGCGCCTTCAAGGCGAAGGGGATCGCTCCGGAGCATCTCGCGGAGCTCGTCGCGCGCGCGCACCAACACGGCCTCACCGTCACCGCGCATCTCGAGTCGGGCTTCCGCAACAGCACCAACGCGCGCGACGCCATCCTCCTCGGCGTCGATCGCGTCGAGCACATCCTGGGCGGCGACCAGCTCGATCCCAACAAGCCCGCCTATCCCTCGTGGTCGCGGGTCGATACCGCATCGAAGGTCTTCAAGGACATCGTCGCGCTCTTCATCTCGCACCACGTGATGTTCGATCCAACGATCACCGCGCCCGTGTATTTCACGCAGCTCGAGGAAGGCTTCGACTACTGGATCGACGAGCGGAAGTTCTTCACGCCCGAGGTGCAGGCCTGGGTGAAGACGAAGCCGCCGCGCCACGACACTCCGGCGTGGGACTCGCTCTACTGGGCGATGCGTCGGACGACGAAGGCGTTCTACGACGCCGGCGGGCTGCTCACGTTAGGCACCGACAACCCGAGCACGGGAGAGTTCATCGCGGGCTTCTCGTCGCATCGCGAGCTGCACACGCTCGTGCTCGCGGGAATTCCTAACGCGGCGGCTCTCAAGATTGCGACCATCAACGGCGCTCGCGCGCTCGGCGTCTCCGACAAGCTCGGCACACTCGAGGCAGGGAAGCTGGCCGACCTCTTCGTGATCGACGGCAATCCGCTGACGGACATCAAGAATACTCGAAACGTGCGGCTCGTGATGAAGTCCGGGACGGTCTACGACCCGAAAGCGCTGCTCGCGCAGGCAGAGGGGAAGATCGGATTCTCACCCAAGCGTCCCGAGACGTCGATGCGAAGATGA